Proteins from a genomic interval of Scomber scombrus chromosome 11, fScoSco1.1, whole genome shotgun sequence:
- the tmem236 gene encoding transmembrane protein 236 has translation MPSGKLVKFSLYEVLQYAALIVPIFVTMERFAGLIHHVKGRDLTAYWLVVATSIAYITTVTLLVWVPLKYLILKQRRFITDITQWRPTALAYLILCTLPCFAILIAASKVQVDIGARFDHFAELPVSMVLFSLICVDVTERIRPCRLTGRSGSYDHDLDMTGPTLTHLEQVTTVSSQLQPDEGQNDLTQGHPEARNGSASGRWQHPSSRATNNAYLYSSSPRPQYYSGPLGFLWRRDGRSEVFVDSFLFWLDTVEMLRVAGEPLVFYSVWVFPIYILAFLSTLRMVITPYNPLLSFAGFALQDFPFFVIRVALIVLFGYVTPVLYALKNVLVSLTFIYFTFMTKLKIFRSQSMF, from the exons ATGCCCTCAGGGAAACTGGTCAAGTTCAGCCTGTATGAGGTGCTGCAGTATGCGGCCCTCATCGTGCCAATATTTGTGACCATGGAGAGGTTTGCTGGCCTCATACATCACGTAAAAGGCCGGGATCTAACAGCATACTGGCTAGTGGTGGCGACCTCTATTGCCTATATTACCACTGTGACCCTATTGGTGTGGGTCCCTCTTAAATATCTGATCCTGAAGCAGCGCCGGTTCATCACAGATATCACACAGTG GAGACCAACAGCACTGGCGTATCTCATCCTGTGTACATTACCGTGCTTTGCTATTTTAATAGCCGCCTCCAAG GTGCAGGTAGACATTGGAGCCAGGTTTGACCATTTTGCTGAGTTGCCTGTTTCCATGgtgcttttctctctcatctgtgTGGATGTCACCGAGAGGATTCGACCCTGCAGGCTCACTGGACGAT CAGGCAGCTACGATCATGACCTAGATATGACAGGCCCCACCCTCACCCACCTGGAACAGGTGACCACCGTATCAAGCCAGCTGCAACCTGATGAAGGCCAAAACGATCTGACCCAAGGCCATCCAGAGGCCAGGAATGGCAGCGCCTCAGGCAGATGGCAGCACCCCAGCTCACGTGCAACCAACAATGCCTACTTGTACTCCTCATCCCCACGTCCCCAATACTACTCTGGCCCTTTGGGCTTCCTgtggaggagggatggaaggtCAGAGGTGTTTGTGGATAGTTTCCTGTTCTGGCTAGACACTGTAGAGATGTTGAGAGTGGCAGGAGAGCCGCTGGTCTTCTACTCAGTCTGGGTGTTCCCCATCTACATCCTTGCTTTCCTGTCCACTCTCCGCATGGTCATCACTCCTTACAACCCCTTGTTGTCTTTTGCTGGATTTGCTCTCCAggattttcctttctttgtcatTCGGGTGGCtctgattgttttgtttggttatGTCACACCTGTGTTGTATGCACTGAAAAATGTGCTTGTGAGCCTGACTTTTATCTACTTTACATTCATGACCAAGCTGAAGATATTTAGAAGCCAGAGCATGTTTTGA
- the stam gene encoding signal transducing adapter molecule 1, protein MPLFATNPFDQDVEKATSEMNTAEDWGLILDICDKIGQSRTGPKECLRSIMRRVNHKDPHVAMQALTLLGACVSNCGKIFHLEVCSREFASEVSNVLNKGHPKVCEKLKALMVEWAEDFRNDPQLSLISAMIKNLREQGVTFPAVGSQAAEQAKASPALVAKDPSTSTNKKEEEDLAKAIELSLKEQRQQPQTSLSSLYPSTSSLLSSHKSDGRKVRAIYDFEAAEDNELTFKSGEIITILDDSDPNWWKGETYQGVGLFPSNFVTADLTAEPEMMKTEKKSVQFSEDIQVETIEPEQEPVYIDEDKMDQLLQMIQSADPTDNQSDSVELLQLEGACNQMGPLIDQKLEDIDRKHSELSELNVKVMEALSLYAKLMNEDPVYAMYAKLQSQQYYMQQPANAAQQVYPGQPASGSYAMSGTAVQGYNVPMEQLQAGTPMPGQPAPSDVHMYMGQPPVYTAAPGSMAPADIHSYQNPASAPGPASGTNPMTQTPNYSAPTGQSIAPSSDAPQAPYSEKALL, encoded by the exons AGAAAGCAACCAGTGAGATGAACACAGCTGAGGACTGGGGCCTCATTCTGGACATATGTGATAAGATAGGGCAGTCACGCACTGG GCCTAAAGAATGCCTCCGCTCTATAATGAGAAGAGTCAACCACAAGGATCCCCACGTGGCCATGCAGGCACTGACT CTCCTTGGTGCTTGTGTCTCAAACTGTGGGAAAATATTCCACTTGGAGGTGTGCTCCAGAGAATTTGCCAGTGAAGTCAGTAACGTCTTAAACAAG GGCCACCCTAAAGTGTGTGAGAAACTGAAGGCACTGATGGTGGAGTGGGCAGAGGACTTCCGCAACGATCCCCAGCTCAGTTTGATCTCAGCCATGATCAAAAATCTACGTGAGCAGGGGGTCACTTTCCCTGCTGTGGGGTCCCAG GCTGCAGAGCAAGCAAAAGCAAGCCCTGCTTTAGTGGCAAAGGATCCCTCCAcctcaacaaacaaaaaagaagaagaagacctGGCCAAAG CTATTGAGCTGTCACTGAAGGAGCAACGTCAGCAGCCGCAGACCTCCCTGTCAAGCCTTTACCCCAGCACCTCCAGCCTGCTCTCCTCACACAAGTCTGACGGCAGAAAAGTCCGCGCCATCTACGACTTTGAGGCTGCCGAAGACAATGAACTCACCTTCAAATCAGGAGAAATCATTACTATCTTGGACGatag TGATCCCAACTGGTGGAAAGGGGAAACATACCAGGGTGTGGGGCTCTTCCCCTCTAACTTTGTCACTGCTGACCTCACTGCAGAGCCTGAGATGA tgaagacagagaagaagtCGGTCCAGTTCAGCGAGGACATCCAGGTGGAGACCATAGAGCCCGAGCAAGAGCCTGTATATATAGACGAG GACAAAATGGACCAGCTGCTGCAAATGATCCAGAGTGCAGATCCCACAGACAACCAGTCAGACAGTGTTGAGTTACTACAGTTGGAAG GTGCCTGCAATCAAATGGGACCCCTCATTGACCAGAAGTTAGAGGATATAGACAG GAAGCACTCAGAGCTGTCGGAGCTGAATGTGAAGGTGATGGAAGCTCTGTCTTTGTATGCTAAGCTGATGAACGAAGATCCAGTCTATGCCATGTATGCCAAGCTGCAGAGCCAGCAGTACTACATGCAGCAGCCTGCCAACGCAGCACAACAG GTCTACCCTGGTCAGCCTGCATCAGGTTCGTACGCCATGAGCGGTACCGCAGTGCAGGGTTACAATGTTCCCATGGAGCAGCTTCAAGCTGGAACCCCAATGCCCGGCCAGCCGGCCCCCAG TGATGTCCATATGTACATGGGCCAGCCGCCAGTCTACACTGCAGCCCCGGGCAGCATGGCCCCAGCAGACATTCACTCCTACCAGAATCCCGCCAGCGCCCCTGGCCCCGCCTCTGGTACAAATCCTATGACGCAGACGCCAAACTACAGCGCCCCCACTGGCCAGAGCATAGCACCTTCCTCAGACGCCCCACAGGCCCCCTATTCAGAAAAAGCTTTGCTATAG